GGTTCACCCGGGCCAACGCCCTTCGCATCGGCGAACTCGCCGGATTTGCAGTCAATCTCGGAGACGGCCGCGTCCAGGTGGTCGCCGAGGGGCCGAAGGATCACTGCGATGCGCTGCTGGACTGGCTCCGTACCGGAGACACGCCCGGGCGGGTCACCGGAGTCACTGAGAT
This Streptomyces decoyicus DNA region includes the following protein-coding sequences:
- a CDS encoding acylphosphatase, with translation MNEDVRVTAWVRGQVQGVGFRWFTRANALRIGELAGFAVNLGDGRVQVVAEGPKDHCDALLDWLRTGDTPGRVTGVTEIWDTPRGGYDGFEIR